A stretch of the Panicum virgatum strain AP13 chromosome 9N, P.virgatum_v5, whole genome shotgun sequence genome encodes the following:
- the LOC120690639 gene encoding uncharacterized protein LOC120690639: protein MAASRVLLLLAVAAASLFAADARPCRTFLVAFPADPNPNPSGGDGSAHHYRGVPHVATVVTVFRVRRLGPHLHHGHRSHHHLHSIPANVQIRRPELPHPAHAAAAGPQERARDILVVVVGLLFGVACGALTAASVYLVWSMVAGGAAASPYDELYDDEDEPSDTESPKKVGYVIIQELEVHDGGKN from the coding sequence atggccgcctcccgtgtcctcctgctgctcgccgtcgccgccgcgtccctCTTCGCCGCCGACGCGCGCCCCTGCCGCACCTTCCTCGTCGCCTTCCCGGCCGACCCAAACCCCAAccccagcggcggcgacggctccgccCACCACTACCGCGGCGTCCCCCACGTCGCCACGGTCGTCACCGTGTTCCGCGTCCGCCGCCTCGGCCCGCATCTCCACCACGGCCACCGctcccaccaccacctccactcCATCCCCGCCAACGTCCAGAtccgccgccccgagctccccCACCCCGCccacgcggcggccgccgggccCCAGGAGCGCGCCAGGGACATCCTCGTGGTCGTCGTCGGGCTCCTCTTCGGCGTCGCCTGCGGCGCGCTCACCGCCGCCTCCGTGTACCTCGTCTGGTccatggtcgccggcggcgccgcggcctccCCGTACGACGAGCTctacgacgacgaggacgagccGTCCGACACCGAGAGCCCTAAGAAGGTCGGCTACGTCATCATCCAGGAGCTCGAGGTCCACGACGGCGGTAAGAACTAG
- the LOC120692042 gene encoding mitochondrial import inner membrane translocase subunit Tim9-like, which produces MDKSMLGDLDGLPEEDKMRMAAMIEQLQIRDSLRMYNNLVERCFTDCVDTFRRKTLDKQEESCVRRCAEKFLKHSMRVGMRFAELNQGVATPD; this is translated from the exons atggacaAGAGCATGCTCGGCGACCTGGATGGCCTCCCCGAGGAGGACAAGATGCGCATGGCCGCCATGATCGAGCAGCTCCAGATCCGTGACAG TCTGAGAATGTACAATAACCTGGTGGAGAGATGCTTCACAGACTGCGTGGACACGTTCCGCCGCAAGACCCTGGACAAGCAAGAGGAGTCATGCGTCCGCCGCTGCGCTGAAAAGTTTCTGAAGCACTCCATGAGGGTTGGCATGAGATTTGCTGAGCTTAACCAGGGTGTGGCCACACCTGACTAA
- the LOC120693505 gene encoding cytokinin dehydrogenase 3-like: MEVSMLCTRVSLLILILSLCSPYKFIQSPMDFGPLNLLPTTTTASSDFGRILFHAPAAVLKPQSSSDISLLLSFLSGSSLSKVTVAARGAGHSIHGQAQALDGIVVEMCSLPAEIEFYKGGEISYADVSGGVMWIDLLEQSLKLGLAPRSWTDYLYLTIGGTLSNAGISGQTFKHGPQISNVLQLEVVTGRGEIVTCSPSKDADLFNAVLGGLGQFGIITRARILLQEAPQKVKWVRAFYDDFSTFTKDQELLVSMPDLVDYVEGFIVLNEQSLHSSSIAFPANVDFNPDFGTKNSPNIYYCIEFAVHDYQHKNTEVEQVVEVISRQMSHMVSQLYSVEVSYFDFLNRVRMEEMSLRSIGLWEVHHPWLNMFVPKAGINDFRDLLMDNVSPDSFEGLILIYPLLRDKWDTNTSVVLPDSGSTDRVMYVVGILRSANPEGGCSHHCLQELLRRHSRIADTAGVHLGAKQYLAHHPTPSGWHQHFGWRWERFAERKTWFDPLRILGPGQGIFPRRGDNAAYGR; encoded by the exons ATGGAGGTTTCCATGCTCTGCACAAGAGTTAGCctgctcatcctcatcctctccCTCTGCTCTCCATACAAGTTCATACAGAGTCCCATGGACTTCGGCCCCTTGAACCTGCTCCCCACCACCACTACTGCGTCCAGCGATTTTGGTAGGATACTTTTCCACGCTCCAGCCGCAGTGCTGAAGCCCCAGTCCTCAAGTGACATCTCCCTGCTTCTCAGCTTCCTATCTGGCTCGTCTCTGAGCAAGGTCACGGTGGCGGCCAGGGGAGCAGGTCACTCCATTCATGGCCAGGCCCAGGCTCTAGATGGCATTGTGGTGGAGATGTGCTCTTTGCCTGCCGAGATAGAATTCTACAAAGGAGGAGAAATATCGTATGCTGATGTGAGTGGTGGGGTTATGTGGATAGACCTCCTGGAGCAGAGCTTGAAGCTTGGGCTAGCTCCAAGGTCATGGACTGACTACCTCTATCTCACCATTGGCGGAACGCTGTCCAATGCTGGCATCAGTGGGCAGACATTTAAGCACGGGCCTCAGATTAGTAATGTTCTACAGCTGGAGGTAGTCACAG GACGAGGGGAGATTGTGACATGCTCACCCAGCAAGGATGCGGATTTGTTCAATGCGGTTCTGGGAGGTCTTGGCCAGTTTGGCATCATAACTAGGGCCAGGATCCTGCTGCAGGAAGCTCCACAGAAA GTGAAGTGGGTGAGAGCCTTTTATGATGATTTCAGCACCTTCACCAAGGACCAGGAGTTGCTGGTATCCATGCCGGATTTGGTGGACTATGTGGAAGGTTTCATAGTCTTGAATGAACAATCCCTTCACAGCTCCTCCATCGCCTTCCCTGCAAATGTGGACTTCAACCCAGATTTTGGCACCAAGAACAGCCCTAACATTTACTACTGCATAGAGTTTGCAGTCCATGATTACCAGCACAAGAACACTGAAGTGGAACAG GTTGTGGAAGTTATCTCAAGGCAGATGAGCCACATGGTGTCCCAGTTGTACAGTGTGGAGGTGTCCTACTTCGATTTTCTCAATCGGGTCAGGATGGAAGAGATGAGCCTCAGGAGCATCGGGCTGTGGGAGGTACACCACCCATGGCTCAACATGTTTGTGCCAAAGGCGGGGATCAATGACTTCAGGGACCTGCTCATGGACAACGTTTCACCAGATAGCTTTGAGGGCCTGATCCTCATCTACCCACTCCTCAGAGACAA GTGGGACACCAACACATCGGTCGTGCTACCAgattccggatccacggaccggGTGATGTACGTGGTGGGCATCCTCAGGTCCGCAAACCCTGAAGGTGGCTGCTCCCACCACTGCCTCCAagagctcctccgccgccacagccgcATCGCCGACACGGCCGGAGTGCACCTCGGTGCCAAACAGTACTTGGCTCACCACCCGACTCCGTCAGGCTGGCACCAGCACTTTGGCTGGCGGTGGGAGCGGTTCGCGGAGCGCAAGACCTGGTTCGACCCGCTACGCATCCTGGGGCCGGGCCAAGGCATATTTCCCAGGAGAGGCGACAATGCTGCGTATGGGCGCTAA